The sequence cgggcgggcgcgctGAGTGgccgccgggggcgggggcggggctcggggcgggggcgggggcgagAAAagcggcggggggagcggcggggccggggcagcggcggcggcgggcgcggggcggcgaGCGGCGATGCGCCTGACGCAGGGCATGTGCACCATCGCCGAGTGCGCGCCCGGCGGGGAgggctgccccgccgcccggccccgcctcGTCAAGATCGCCGTGGTGGGGGGCAGCGGCGTGGGCAAGACAGGTgaggggggggcggcggcggcgggggggaggtTGGTGCGCGCGGGGCGGCGGAGCGCGGCTAACGGTTGCCTGTCTGTGCCTGCCCGCAGCGCTGGTGGTGCGGTTCCTCACCCGGCGGTTCATCGGCGACTACGAGAGGAACGCAGGTAGGCGGGCGGCGCCGCTGGGTTGCTGCCGGGCTGGGGGGTCGGGGCGGGGGTGCCGCcgggggccgggctgcggcgcGGTGGGGTGCGGGCGGGCCCTGGGGCTAGCGGGCGGGAGGCGGTGCCGGGCCGGTgtgcggggccgcggccggggccgcTGCGGGGCGGCCGGTCACCGCCGGCTgtgcccccccgccgccccctgcccgctcGGCCGGGCACTGCagcgccgcccccccggcccctggGCCGCTCGGCTGCGCCGCTCGCCTCGGCAGCGCTCGGTGCGGTGGACGTGTCCCTCCTTGGAGAACTCTCCTGGCTGAAACTAATGGGGCTTGTGCCTAAAAACATTCCGTAAACCCAGCGCTGCATTCCTCTTGGCAGCCCGAGTGGCAGCGGCTAAGGGATCTAGGCAGCGTAAGGGGCAAAATGTGGAGACGATGTTGTGCGCTTGCCTGGGTGTAGTGCAGTGCAAAGTGTAGGCTAATGTGAGTGTAAAACATGCAGCATTTTCTTGAGGAAATGATTTGGAAAAAGCCCTAAACCCCAGCCAGTCTTACAGGCTGGCCAGCGGAGGGCTTCACTGAAGCGTCAAAATACTACATGACGagcaaactgcttttctttaataagaGCTGGTTATTTTGCACACTTACCTTTATCATCTAAGCTAAGACAGTCCTTGAGAAGTGATTAAGCTCCAAGTTGCACGTTATGAAACGACAAGCTTCAAAACAAGTCAATGCAAGATTAAATCCCAGGCTTCTAGTAGTGTCACAAACTTACGGGTTGTTACACGCAGAAAGCTTTTAACGCCAGTTCCTTGCTTCATAAGTGATGATACAACTTTCCCTATACAACTGATGGGTAGCAGAAGCAACATCTGTCTGTAGAGCAGTGGCTGTACTTGTGACCCTGTTGGTGTTCCTCGCCAGGTAATCTCTACAGCAGGCACATCCAGATAGATGGAGAGATGTTGGCCATTCAAGTGCAAGATACTCCAGGAGTTCAGGTGAGCAGGATGCAGCCATACAGTTTACCAAAGCAGCTTTACATTTGTCTGCGCTTGTGTTCCCCTGCACGAACATACTGTTATGGTCTcttctagaaatattttgttgtcCATTTCAGAGTTTGGCCCTCTGTGTGGGAGAGGTGGTAACTTGCATTTTAAGCAGTCAAGCCAGATGTGTTGGGAGCCTGTAGTATGCtggcagtaaaagaaaaaaaaacaacttgttTTCACGAATCATTTGTATGTTGGAGGCCCATTACTTTTGAGTGGCTGAATTACTGAAGTGTTTTATTCCTGTATGTCAGGAATGTTAAGACACAAAACCGGAAACAATTCTGTGCAAATAAGGTACATGGGGAAGAAAATGTCATGACGGCTGCCCAACAAGCTTCATAAATACGCACTATAGAAAGTGAAGTCTGTATTGTGGCTGTGCTCACTGGTGTGTCACAAGTTAGTTTTGAATGTATAGACCTGAGTAATGCTGGATTGTTGCCTTTTTGAACTGGGCAACACTCCAGGTCTAAGTGCTTCCAGCTCATATCTTTGCTTCCCCAGACTTACTGTCTAGCCAGTTAATTTCCCATTCTGTGGAACTACAAAGTCTTTCTCTGCATGCAGAACTACTCGGGTCAATTTTCCATTTGAGTATAGCAAACTCCAGTGTTAAATTCCAGCTTTTTGCAGCTGAATCAACATAGGCATTTATTCGTCACGCTTAGATTAAGTTTGCACTTACAATGTGAAATGCAAATGTATGTGTCTGAAGCTGTAAAATGTTATTTGGCTTTATAGATTCTTAAGGACAGGTTCCTTTAATCTTTTATGACTTCAGCTATCTAATTTGAGACCATTCATTTTTCAGATCCATGAACACAGTCTGGATTGTAATGAGCAGCTGAACAGATGCATTCGCTGGGCAGACGCCCTGGTGATTGTTTTCTCCATCACAGACTATAAAAGCTACGAACTACTCGGTCACCTCTACCATCATGTTCGACAGTTGCATCCAGGAAATGCAGTCCCTGTTGTCATTGTTGCAAATAAAGCTGATCTCTTGCATATCAAAGAGGTGGAGCCTCAGCAGGGACTTCAGCTGGCCAACATGCTGGGCTGTACTTTCTATGAAGTATCTGTCAGTGAAAACTATAACAATGTCTTCAATGCCTTCCATCTCCTCTGTAAAGAAGTCAGTAAACAGCAAACAACCAGCACCCCCGAGAGAAGGAGAACCTCTCTCATTCCACGGCCAAAATCGCCTAACATGCAGGATCTGAAGAGAAGGTTTAAGCAAGCTTTGTCTGCCAAAGTGAGGACTGTCACTTCTGTCTGACAGCAGAGCCGCTGGTCTGCCCAGTGTTTAGCCTGAGACTGAAAGCTGGAGTGTTTAACACTGGCACATCTAGAGTCTAAGGCATTGTGAAAGGAAGATGGTTCAGGTAGCCTTTTCCAGGGCTGTAGTCCTTAAGCAGTTCCTTAAAACAGGAACAGTGGcagatgggaaaaggaaaaaaaaaaaacccaaaacaaaaaccaacacaaaacaaaacccaaaccctcttGAAATATTCTAGATGTGACTTgcagaacaaatattttcatttggaaaaggaaCTTTTCAGTAAATAAGGCAAACTGAAAGCTTGTTTCTTCTCCAGTCAGACAGATTTGGTTTTCGTTTGTGCAGAAACAACCTTCTAGCTGTAACTCAAGTTGTACTTGAGCAAGGAAACCCTGAACTGCAGTTCACTGTTAAGAAGTAACCACTTGAGTCTTGCAAAGGACAGCATGATGcatctgtttaattttattgcaCAGTAGAACTGTTTTATTTCCCATGTATTTCAAAACAACTAAGCAAACATGAAACTGTTCTGTAAAAATAAGTGGACAGGACTGGGTATTGAGACTGTAAAcaatggtcttttttttttttttttactagctaTGTTATTGCTGACAACTTGACCAGATTCTTTGTATGCAAAACTATTGTCTGCAGGGTGTAAACATATCTAATTACAAGTAACTTGTGGGGTTTttactgtctgaaaaaaaaaattactgtccAGACTAAATGATCCAACATGGAACTTGT comes from Falco naumanni isolate bFalNau1 chromosome 1, bFalNau1.pat, whole genome shotgun sequence and encodes:
- the RASL11B gene encoding ras-like protein family member 11B, translating into MRLTQGMCTIAECAPGGEGCPAARPRLVKIAVVGGSGVGKTALVVRFLTRRFIGDYERNAGNLYSRHIQIDGEMLAIQVQDTPGVQIHEHSLDCNEQLNRCIRWADALVIVFSITDYKSYELLGHLYHHVRQLHPGNAVPVVIVANKADLLHIKEVEPQQGLQLANMLGCTFYEVSVSENYNNVFNAFHLLCKEVSKQQTTSTPERRRTSLIPRPKSPNMQDLKRRFKQALSAKVRTVTSV